The Pirellulales bacterium genome includes a window with the following:
- the fdhD gene encoding formate dehydrogenase accessory sulfurtransferase FdhD gives MTEQAFLQVAVQKATQTAEGSAIEARPDQVAVEEPLEIRLGYGPADRRQQRSISITMRTPGQDAELAAGFLLSEGIIRGGGEIETVRPVGSAVGPAAAHNVVQIELRPMVAVDLGRLERHFYTTSSCGVCGKSSLEALELQQAPALDEHAPRISASVIYGLPDKLRQSQTVFDRTGGLHAAALFDAKGNLLAIREDVGRHNAVDKLVGSQLWAARLPLRDKGILVSGRASFELMQKTLMAGCPMLVAVGAPSSLAVELAVRFRMTLLGFVRDRRFNIYSGAWRLV, from the coding sequence GTGACCGAGCAAGCTTTTCTGCAAGTTGCGGTTCAGAAGGCAACACAGACCGCCGAAGGCTCGGCGATCGAAGCTCGGCCGGATCAAGTCGCCGTCGAAGAGCCGCTTGAAATTCGCCTCGGCTACGGGCCCGCGGATCGGCGGCAACAACGCAGCATCTCGATCACGATGCGCACACCCGGGCAAGATGCGGAGTTGGCCGCCGGCTTTTTGCTCTCCGAAGGCATCATCCGCGGCGGCGGCGAGATTGAAACCGTTCGGCCGGTCGGATCCGCCGTCGGGCCGGCGGCGGCGCATAATGTCGTGCAGATCGAATTGCGACCGATGGTTGCCGTGGATCTTGGCCGGCTCGAACGGCATTTCTACACCACGTCGAGTTGCGGCGTTTGCGGAAAAAGTTCGCTCGAAGCGCTCGAGCTGCAACAAGCTCCCGCGCTCGATGAGCATGCCCCACGCATTTCGGCGAGCGTGATCTACGGGCTGCCCGACAAGCTGCGGCAATCGCAGACCGTGTTCGATCGAACGGGCGGTTTGCACGCGGCGGCGCTCTTCGATGCCAAAGGGAATCTGCTCGCGATTCGCGAAGATGTCGGCCGGCACAACGCGGTCGATAAGCTCGTCGGCTCGCAGTTGTGGGCCGCTCGATTGCCGCTTCGCGACAAGGGAATTCTCGTCAGCGGCCGGGCCAGCTTCGAATTGATGCAAAAAACCTTGATGGCCGGTTGCCCGATGCTCGTGGCCGTTGGAGCGCCGTCGAGCCTGGCAGTGGAATTGGCGGTGCGGTTCAGAATGACACTGCTGGGTTTCGTCCGCGATCGCCGATTCAATATCTACAGCGGCGCGTGGCGACTGGTGTAG